The nucleotide sequence aggatcggcagggccGCATGGgaggtgcaagtgatccttatgcgggccctgGTCTATACTATGTCGTCTATGTCTATACACAATACACAACATGCTAGGAGTAACTAGTTCAAGATCAAGTGTTTGTTTAattaaattatggaaattagCTTCACAGATAATGGAGGATTCGCCATCCTTTAATAATAAGGCGCAAAACAAAATgctctatttttaaaaaaatttaaacaaaatttaaatataaattCAACGGCACCTCCTCCCGAAATAacgtactaaaaaaaaatacaaataacatGAATATTGTGTAAATCGTGAAAATACCGGTTTTTACGCGTTTTTTACAATGTGCAACCTTTTTTCTTGGGGTGGACCGATGTGTACCTTGCTTTCCAGTTTCCCTTCCCTGATGCCAGTGATGCCTTCCCTACCGTCCCAAGAGATTgcgatttttcaaactgaacaGTTGAACTAcaaatttattgataattttctcgatgtaaaaatgttcaaattcaaaatctagTTATAACTTTCATAACTTTTCGAATTAAGAAATCAAACTGTGATTGTAGTATTACGTGTGCAGAAATGCGATTCTTCGTAACTTCGAATGCATTCAACTCAAAAACGACATTATCGAGTACTTGATTCATATTATCGAGTTCCATCGAACACCAGCTAGCGGAACACCGTTCGTAAGTAATACTTATTTATTATGCGTCGTGTTTTTCTCTCACAAAAGTGTTATAATATCGAGTCACACATTTCGAATTAGCATCGACAACGATCAACCTCGCTTCATGTTGTGTTATTGCGTCGTCTTTGGCAGCTGTCATTGTCAACGTTAATCGTTATTCGTTGTCGAGGTGTAAAGGGAATGTGGCCGAATACCGAGTATTATTCTCTCATATCGTGCGATATCTGTCTGTATGTGACATGGAAGttatatttacaaaattataagTACGCGTGTTTGATTATTGGTCGTGTGTTGTTCAGGTGATACAGTAGAAGAATGGGACCTCGACCTCGAAGCAAAGCAGCCACTGCCCGACGTAAAGCAAAAGCAGCGACGAAATTACGAAATGCTCAAAGATCAGCCGGAGAACCGAGCCGTCATCGTGGTAAAGCAAGGAATACGTTACGCGATCGATTGAAACCGAGCGCTCGATCGAAAGCATCCCGAAAACAGCGTACAAAAGCGGCCAAATCGAAGGCAGCTCGTATCCGTAATAAAGATACGGCGATCGCTACCAGATCAGCTGTTGGAAAACGCGGTAAACGTAAACTGGCTGTTAAAAGGCTTTCTCGATCTTACGATACGGCCCCATTTGATCATAATTTTAGGAATAATTTCTCGCCTAGGAAAGAAGTCGAACGCAGACAACGTTCGGATATTTATTTTCTAGATTATACGCACGAGACGAGGCAGGTTTATCGAGGCGAAATCGCCGTGAAAAAGAATTCGCGATCGGGGAGACGTGAAACGCGTTACCAAAACGAGATTTCGTTCGGTCATCGAATCGTTCGAGACAAACACGATAGACGATCGGTCGAGCGTACCGTACAACGTAACAGTTCGTTGAAATATCGCGATAGTTTAGTTAATAGTAATAGTAATAGTAATTGCCGTCCGCAGAGGATATTATCGTCGCGTGAAAATCATTCGTCGTCGAGGAAACCAGATAGATCGGCGAGTCGACGTCGAGACGAAGATTACACTTCGAAGATACCGCCTTTGATGTCAAAACTAGTTGAAAGGTTATCGCCTCCTATGATGGAAAATCGCTATCGAAGATCGATGTCACCGGCTAGAAGAATAGTCAACGATTGCGATCGTCGAAGACCGCCGTCGCACACGTCGCCCAAACGATACGATAAATTTGATAACTATTCTCATCGTAGAGCTCCGCCGTCACCTCCTGAAGAAAGATCTCGTAATAACGTGTCTCCGACGAGGAAGAAATATCTCGATTCGGGCCGGATTTTTCCGCCGGATCGACGCAATAGTATGTCTCCAGCTCCGGGACGTCGTCCAAATCCGTCTCCTGCTCCGAGTCGTCGTGCGAATGCATCTCCGCCTAGACGTTGCATGTCTCCGGCTCCGAATCGGCGTGCCAATTTGTCTCCGCCGAGACGCCGTAATATTTCGCCAGCTTCTGGTCGACGTTGCAGTTTATCTCCTCCTAGACGTGGCATGTCACCGGCTCCTAGTCGGCGTGGTGTGTCTCCTCCGGTGAGACGTGGCATGTCTCCGGCTCCTAGTCGGCGTGGCAATGGATCTCCGGTGAGACGTGGCAACATGTCGCCGGGTCCGAGTCGACGTGGCAACATGTCTCCAGCTTCTGGTCGGCGCGGATCTTCTCCAAGACGCGGTAATATGTCTCCTGCTCCTGGTAGACGTGGCAACATGTCTCCAGCTTCTGGCCGGCGTGGCAACCTGTCACCTGGTCCAGTTCGGCGTGGCAATTCTTCTCCACCAAGACGTGGAATGTCTCCAGCTCCAGGTCGACGCGGCAATATGTCTCCGGATCGACGAGGCGCTCGTTCACCGCCGAGACGTCCCATCAGTGCAGCACCAGCACGACGCAGCCCTTCGCCTTCGCCGAGAAGGCCCATCAATTCTTCTCCAGCTCGACGTAGCCATCCATCTCCTCCGAGACGTATTGTCAATTCTTCACCAGCTCGACGCAATCATCCATCTTCACCGAGACGTACTAACAATTCTTCTCCAGCTCGGCGCAGTCATCCATCTCCACCGAGACGTCACGTCAATTCTTCTCCAGCTCGACGCAGCCATCCATCACCACCGAGACGCATGAATTCATCACCAGGTCGGCGCAGTCCACCTCCGCCAAGACGAGGCGTATCTCCGGCTCGGCGCAGTTCACCTCCACCGAGACGAGCCGCATCTCCGGCTCGGCGCGGCTCACCTCCGCCAAGACGAGGTGCATCACCAATCAGGCGTGGCTCACCTCCGAGACGAGGCGTATCTCCAGCTCGGCGCGGCTCACCTCCACCAAGACGAGGTGCTTCTCCGATCAGGCGTGGCTCACCTCCACCAAGACGCGGCGTATCTCCGGCTCGGCGCGGCTCATCTCCACCAAGACGAGGCGCATCTCTGATCAGGCGTGGCTCACCTCCGAGACGAGGAGTTTCTCCAGCTCGGCGCGGCTCATCTCCACCGAGACGAGGCTCACCTCAATCAAGGCGAGGCTCACCTCAATCAAGGCGAGGCTCACCGCCACCTAGACGAGGCTCACCTCAATCAAGGCGAGGCTCTCCTCCACCTAGACGAGGCTCACCTCCATCAAGACGCGGCTCACCTCCATCAAGACGAGGCTCACCTCCACCTAGACGCGGCTCACCTCCTAGACGAGGCAGCAATTTATCTCCAGCTCGGCGTAGCTCTCCTCCTAGACGCATCGTCAATTCATCTCCTCCAAGACGCAGCGTCAACTCATCACCTCCCAGACGTAATAACAATATCGGTCACCCTGCCCCGGTCCAGCGTCTCAACAACAACCAGTCTCCACCTAGACGTCGCCAAAACGCATCTCCGGCACGAAGAACCAGATACGAATCACCTCCTCCGCCGCCTCCTCCACCTCTACCTCCACCCACGTCACCACCGTCACCACCGCCGCCTCCTCCGCCACCTCGCGAACTAAATCGATTCAAGAGACCTCGCGACGTGTCACCGGAAAGGTCTCGCCGAAGACCTACCTCGCCTCATCGTGCTAATTCTCGACCTCCTCCGCCTAGATCGGGCGACTCGTTTCCACTTGCTAAACTCGCACAAGCTCCTCTGCTAGACAAACGTGATAAACATTTAAGCGAATTAGCCCTAGGCGGTAGTTTAGACGACCCTAGAGCCGTTAAAAAACGTCTACTTCCGGACAGCCGACTTCTACCCGAACAATACGCTCGTAGTAGACAGTGAGTATCAAGTGCTGACGATTACTCCAGCCGCAGCGAAGCCGCACTGCGCTCCTCTAATGTACTGTGTTTTTCTCTATTGAAGCGCCAACGCCGCCGCTACCGCTACCGTTGCTAAATCTCGTCGTCGGATTGCAACGTCGTCGTCACCAtcgccaccaccaccacctccgCCGCCACCGCTGCTCAGACGTAAACATCCGGATGACGAGAAACCGACCAGAAAACGTCCCAGAAGTCCTCCCACCAGGCCGAAAAAATCATCTTCCGAATATCAGTCTGATGATGGTGAGTTCATCTCGTCGTAATTTCaccttgaaaaatattcgacatTTTTCTCTAATCGtattcttctttttcttttttcaaatcaatttacaGATATTAGGCCGTCTCGAAAATCTAGGCCGAAACCCGATAAAGAAGATCGTCGATGGTGATCTGATCTACGTAGATgtgtttaaattgaataatacGGCGATTGCGATTCGCCATCTCGCAGTTTATATTGTGTACTTGCGTAATTAGCAATTATTACGCATACCTCCctcgttgtaatttttttttctcctattcaTTTTCGTTAGATATTTATGTATTCGATTTGTACATAATTATTGTACATTTCGTGTTTGTAAGTATTAATTTTACGCTCGTCGACGGCTAATTTTAAATACAatgattgttttcattttgaaattacattttttatacaGTTTTTCTGCTGTTcgatgttgtttttgttttggtttcacGCACGAATAGTAAACAGAAACAGTTCACGATGAAAGGTTGATATTCGATAACATCGTATCGTTTGGTTATACATACAACGTGACGTGAAAGATAATAAAGAACGGATTGAATTTTCatctatacagggtgtccaaaaaaatctcacaattattgttgaaaaaaaatcggaagaAAATGACGTATTCCTATTTTAAAGAATAATAGCTGGAATTTGAAATCGATCAAAAAGCttagaaacttttcaaaatgatgattcTCAATGCTTAAAACATTcgaatattattgaaaatgattcgacGATTCTttgaatatgatttttcaacaaaagatacaataaaatttaacaataGCTCCGATACAAGTTTTATTAGATTAAAATCACGATAAAACATGCCACAAGTTaattagtgaaattttttccaataaacaCAGATTGAATAGAAAGAGAAAAGATAAATACCCGAACCAGACTGCCATAAATACAAACGCTAAGAAGAATAACAAAAGGTAATTAAGAGAGAAATAATCATTAacaaatttctataaaattctaATCccttcttttccttttttcacatttatgaaatattataatttataacTATAATTATATGGACGTTATACGTAAATTCCTTTAAATTAGAGAAAGAAGCGTAACTAATGAAGGATTATgtaataaaaaccaaaattgtcaacacgCAAAAGGTtgtcaatttgtaaaaaaattttcaatttgcgaaagactgttaattttcaaaaaattgtcaatttttaaaacattgttaaaaaagtttcaatttgcaaaaaacataGGTTTTGTaaacttgaaagaaatttccaatttgcaaaaaaaaattgtaaaaaaaatgcttcataaGAAAGTgagggtttttaaaaaatgatcaaatttcaaaaaaaagtgtcaatttttctaAGAATGTCAATTTGCACAAAAGTTGGtaagagttgaaaaatgttgatttttagaaaaaaatcatacttcaaaaaattccatcaaaattttaaaaaattattcatttttataaaatttgtcagtttttaaaacattgataaaaagTTGTCGATTTTATCAcccagaaataaaaaaaaacagtttgcaAAGAAttgtgtgtttgaaaaaaattgtttacatttaaaaagtgtcaatttttgaaaagttggcaaaactcaaaaaactgcGTCAACTTTTAAAACATTGTCAAAAGGTAAGTCAATTTTACAgtcaagaaattttcaattataatgtcaaaaattgttcattttcaaaaaattgtcaacttgcaaaaaacttttagttatcaaaaaaaatcgtcaatttgcaa is from Planococcus citri chromosome 1, ihPlaCitr1.1, whole genome shotgun sequence and encodes:
- the LOC135849933 gene encoding uncharacterized protein LOC135849933 isoform X1, whose product is MGPRPRSKAATARRKAKAATKLRNAQRSAGEPSRHRGKARNTLRDRLKPSARSKASRKQRTKAAKSKAARIRNKDTAIATRSAVGKRGKRKLAVKRLSRSYDTAPFDHNFRNNFSPRKEVERRQRSDIYFLDYTHETRQVYRGEIAVKKNSRSGRRETRYQNEISFGHRIVRDKHDRRSVERTVQRNSSLKYRDSLVNSNSNSNCRPQRILSSRENHSSSRKPDRSASRRRDEDYTSKIPPLMSKLVERLSPPMMENRYRRSMSPARRIVNDCDRRRPPSHTSPKRYDKFDNYSHRRAPPSPPEERSRNNVSPTRKKYLDSGRIFPPDRRNSMSPAPGRRPNPSPAPSRRANASPPRRCMSPAPNRRANLSPPRRRNISPASGRRCSLSPPRRGMSPAPSRRGVSPPVRRGMSPAPSRRGNGSPVRRGNMSPGPSRRGNMSPASGRRGSSPRRGNMSPAPGRRGNMSPASGRRGNLSPGPVRRGNSSPPRRGMSPAPGRRGNMSPDRRGARSPPRRPISAAPARRSPSPSPRRPINSSPARRSHPSPPRRIVNSSPARRNHPSSPRRTNNSSPARRSHPSPPRRHVNSSPARRSHPSPPRRMNSSPGRRSPPPPRRGVSPARRSSPPPRRAASPARRGSPPPRRGASPIRRGSPPRRGVSPARRGSPPPRRGASPIRRGSPPPRRGVSPARRGSSPPRRGASLIRRGSPPRRGVSPARRGSSPPRRGSPQSRRGSPQSRRGSPPPRRGSPQSRRGSPPPRRGSPPSRRGSPPSRRGSPPPRRGSPPRRGSNLSPARRSSPPRRIVNSSPPRRSVNSSPPRRNNNIGHPAPVQRLNNNQSPPRRRQNASPARRTRYESPPPPPPPPLPPPTSPPSPPPPPPPPRELNRFKRPRDVSPERSRRRPTSPHRANSRPPPPRSGDSFPLAKLAQAPLLDKRDKHLSELALGGSLDDPRAVKKRLLPDSRLLPEQYARSRHANAAATATVAKSRRRIATSSSPSPPPPPPPPPLLRRKHPDDEKPTRKRPRSPPTRPKKSSSEYQSDDDIRPSRKSRPKPDKEDRRW
- the LOC135849933 gene encoding uncharacterized protein LOC135849933 isoform X2 → MGPRPRSKAATARRKAKAATKLRNAQRSAGEPSRHRGKARNTLRDRLKPSARSKASRKQRTKAAKSKAARIRNKDTAIATRSAVGKRGKRKLAVKRLSRSYDTAPFDHNFRNNFSPRKEVERRQRSDIYFLDYTHETRQVYRGEIAVKKNSRSGRRETRYQNEISFGHRIVRDKHDRRSVERTVQRNSSLKYRDSLVNSNSNSNCRPQRILSSRENHSSSRKPDRSASRRRDEDYTSKIPPLMSKLVERLSPPMMENRYRRSMSPARRIVNDCDRRRPPSHTSPKRYDKFDNYSHRRAPPSPPEERSRNNVSPTRKKYLDSGRIFPPDRRNSMSPAPGRRPNPSPAPSRRANASPPRRCMSPAPNRRANLSPPRRRNISPASGRRCSLSPPRRGMSPAPSRRGVSPPVRRGMSPAPSRRGNGSPVRRGNMSPASGRRGSSPRRGNMSPAPGRRGNMSPASGRRGNLSPGPVRRGNSSPPRRGMSPAPGRRGNMSPDRRGARSPPRRPISAAPARRSPSPSPRRPINSSPARRSHPSPPRRIVNSSPARRNHPSSPRRTNNSSPARRSHPSPPRRHVNSSPARRSHPSPPRRMNSSPGRRSPPPPRRGVSPARRSSPPPRRAASPARRGSPPPRRGASPIRRGSPPRRGVSPARRGSPPPRRGASPIRRGSPPPRRGVSPARRGSSPPRRGASLIRRGSPPRRGVSPARRGSSPPRRGSPQSRRGSPQSRRGSPPPRRGSPQSRRGSPPPRRGSPPSRRGSPPSRRGSPPPRRGSPPRRGSNLSPARRSSPPRRIVNSSPPRRSVNSSPPRRNNNIGHPAPVQRLNNNQSPPRRRQNASPARRTRYESPPPPPPPPLPPPTSPPSPPPPPPPPRELNRFKRPRDVSPERSRRRPTSPHRANSRPPPPRSGDSFPLAKLAQAPLLDKRDKHLSELALGGSLDDPRAVKKRLLPDSRLLPEQYARSRHANAAATATVAKSRRRIATSSSPSPPPPPPPPPLLRRKHPDDEKPTRKRPRSPPTRPKKSSSEYQSDDDIRPSRKSRPKPDKEDRRW